The following are encoded together in the Oncorhynchus gorbuscha isolate QuinsamMale2020 ecotype Even-year linkage group LG03, OgorEven_v1.0, whole genome shotgun sequence genome:
- the LOC124021284 gene encoding trace amine-associated receptor 8c-like yields MEKHEDDQYCFQDRNSSCRKDLLSTSIYITLYIFFLLISAVTVFLNVLVIISISHFKQLHTPTNLLILSLAVSDLLVGLIVIPVMTVAVMESCWGFGGYFCAFQFYITFLCTTLSLGNLVLISIDRYVAVSDPLLYHSKITITGTICCISFTWCCCIIYDAVIIKNFVNVQIPSRCLTECVIVEGITWVNIIYVVFIMFVPCSIIITLYIKIFVVARSQARKVFSKEAASVSGFKTLSANKSETKAAKTLGIVVFTYLISWIPSLCIYFVFSVLGNHLISFFTSYLALVNSLINPIIYAFFYPWFKVTAKLILTLKIRRL; encoded by the coding sequence ATGGAGAAACATGAAGATGATCAATACTGTTTTCAAGACAGAAACTCTTCTTGCAGAAAGGATTTGCTGTCGACATCTATCTACATAACACTGTacatcttcttcttattgatttCAGCAGTTACAGTATTTTTGAACGTACTGGTGatcatctccatctctcacttcAAGCAGCTCCACACTCCAACCAACCTGctcatcctctctctggctgtgtcagATCTCCTGGTGGGACTGATTGTGATACCCGTAATGACTGTAGCAGTAATGGAATCATGCTGGGGTTTTGGGGGATATTTCTGTGCGTTTCAATTCTACATTACTTTTTTATGTACTACTTTATCGCTTGGCAATTTGGTCTTGATATCTATTGACCGCTATGTTGCTGTGAGTGATCCCTTACTGTACCActctaaaataacaataacaggaACTATCTGTTGTATATCCTTTACCTGGTGTTGTTGTATCATATACGATGCTGTTATTATAAAAAACTTTGTAAATGTACAGATACCCAGTAGGTGTTTGACAGAATGTGTTATTGTTGAAGGAATAACATGGGTTAATATAATTTACGTTGTATTTATAATGTTTGTCCCTTGCTCTATTATTATAACACTTTATATTAAAATCTTTGTGGTGGCCAGATCACAGGCCAGAAAGGTGTTTTCAAAAGAGGCTGCTAGTGTGTCTGGTTTTAAAACACTATCAGCAAATAAGTCTGAGACAAAAGCAGCAAAAACTCTAGGTATTGTTGTTTTCACCTATCTCATTTCTTGGATTCCATCTCTATGTATTTACTTTGTTTTTTCTGTTTTAGGTAATCATTTAATATCATTTTTCACCAGTTATCTGGCACTTGTTAATTCCTTAATTAATCCAATAATTTATGCTTTCTTTTATCCATGGTTCAAAGTGACAGCTAAACTTATTTTAACTTTGAAGATAAGACGTTTGTAG
- the LOC124017409 gene encoding zona pellucida sperm-binding protein 2-like: MESAPGLNTGQLTPSDPACGPTYSDDRFAYFHFTVNSCGTTRKVSCYYVVNITRILAFLTRPRDNKSFAETGKGQLMFRMRLLQDLQEEDYPVVRCLRQPLHFEVELTRSSDLKVALVLDHCWATLNEDRDSRPRWNLYING, encoded by the exons atggAGTCTGCTCCCGGTCTGAACACCGGTCAGCTGACCCCGAGTGACCCCGCCTGTGGTCCCACCTACAGTGACGATCGCTTCGCCTACTTCCACTTCACTGTGAACTCCTGTGGCACCACCAGGAAG GTTTCCTGCTACTATGTGGTCAACATCACTCGCATATTGGCCTTCCTGACCAGGCCACGTGACAACAAGTCTTTTGCAGAGACTGGGAAGGGTCAACTAATGTTCAGAATGAGACTCCTTCAGG ATCTACAG GAGGAGGACTATCCAGTGGTGAGGTGCCTGAGACAGCCTCTGCACTTTGAGGTGGAGCTGACCAGGTCCTCTGACCTCAAGGTAGCGCTGGTGCTTGACCACTGCTGGGCCACCCTCAACGAGGACCGCGACTCCCGACCCCGTTGGAATCTCTACATTAATGGGTAA